In Marinobacter antarcticus, the sequence CAGCGGCATCCTAGCCGGGCTGGATTTGTACGCCGAAGAAATCCGCGAGGGCAGGCGCAACAGCCGCAAGCATGGCAAGTTCCATCTGCCAGACCTGGATGCAGTGACCTATCCACATTGGTTTATCCCGTTCACTCACTTGGCATTGCATACCGGCCTGCGCACTGGTGATTTGCGGACGCTGACGTGGGCAGAGCTAAACATTAAGTTTGGCCGCTTAATCAAGACAACGGAAAAAAGCAAAGTAGCAATCCGCCACGTAAAGAAACCGGCGGTTATTGACCTGAAATTGAATGATCGAATTAAAACCATCATGACCGACTGGTGGAAAGATCAGGGCAGCCCCAAAGACGGGCTGGTGTTCCCGTCACCACGTGGCGGTAAGTTACTCGACACCATGGCAACCCGAGCGCCGTGGGTGCGTGTAAAGAAGCTGGGAGGCGTAGACGCGGGGCTGGTGTTTTATTCATTCCGACATAATTTTATTTCGGCGCGGCTGGCGGCAGGCGTCCCGATGTTTACCGTTGCCAGAATGGCAGGGCATAAGTCGGTAGCGATGATTGAACAGCATTATGGCCACGTGTGCGAACAGCACCAAGACGAAGCTGTGGACGTTGTAAGCGAGGCAATCGGCAGGACAGCTAATAGGGTGGCTGTATGACGGATCTGGCAAAAGATTTTCCGGGGCCATGGCCGAATATCATCTATAAGTATCGGATGCGTGGTGAGCTAGATAAGCAGGAAATTTTAGACGCACTGGCGTCAGATAACCCTGTTCCTGAGTATGCAAAAAGCATTATTTCACTGGTCGTATCCGGCGAGTATAAGTTCAAGCGAGGTCTAAAAACCGACAAGCGGTATGGCCCGTTTAAACGAATGGTTATTGCTGATTGTGTTTATTTTTCTGCAGAGGATAGAAATGTGCCGGTTCAAGTTGTAAAAGATGAGTTTGTTCATCGGCTGGCCATATCGATTCGAAAACTTGAGCAATTCATTACCGAGCGTAATAAAGAACAGCAAGCCCATGATGAGATGATCAGGAAGTTAATGGCCGATAAGTAAGCCTGAAAAAAAGACCTCGCATAGTTAATCGTTTTTGTTGCGAAAAGGGGAGTGTGTTCGGTAACAGGATAGTAAGCGTCATAAACAACTTAGGCGCTTAATATGCAACCGCAAGCACAACCCGAGCAAGCATTTTTCCGCATCGCAGATGCCTGCCGCTACCTTGGCATGGGCAGAACGAAACTGCATAACCTTGCCGAGACTGACGCAGACTTTCCCCGCAAGATCCGCATAAGCCCCCGCTGTGTCGGCTGGACTAAAGGCCAGTTAGATACTTGGCTCGAATCCAAGCGCCAGGCGGTGGAGGGCGTGAAATGAGCTTCTCAATATTTCGCCCTGAAATCCCAGACTACGAGAAATTGCGCCGCCGCCAAAGAAACGGCGCTATATATGCGCTAGACCAACTCATAACAGAGAAGCTGACCCGAGGCCCGAAAACACGCGCCGCGCTTGTGGCGCTTGGCAAGGCGCAAGAGTTCACACCCGCTGACGTTCGACATGGTATTGATCGCCTGTGTAAGCAGGGCATAGCCAAACACGACACGAACAAGAGTGGCTCTATTTTTGTGCGGCTGACCAAAGAAGGGGAGGCTTGATTATGGATGATCTAAAACAAACTACCCCCGAAGCTGGGCAGGCAAGCGGGGGCGCATTCGATGAGGTACGGGGTGATGATAACACTACTCAGCACCCGTACCTAGAGGGCAAGGGTATAGACCTGGCAGCACTGCAAGCGGCTTGCCCGTCTGAAATTGAGATCCGACACACGACTAAAGGCAGTTTTAGTGGCGAGGCCATTTTTCGCGAATTGGTAGACGTTGCTGGCAGCCCACAAGGTTTTGAGCGGATCTTGTCGACGCGGATCAAGCAAAGCCCAGATGATAAAAAGGGTAATGATAAATTCGTGACGCACGGTGGAACCAGTAAAGGCACCTTCACGCCTATTGGTTTTCACCCTTCCGACCTTATAGGCATGGATTGCCGCGTTATCGTCTGCGCTGGCCTTGCTGATGGATACCGAATCCACGAGGCGACCGGCGAACCCGTGGCCTGTGGTGTAGGTGAAGGCAATATTCGCAGCATTGTGGAGGCTATACAGCCGTTAAACCCGAGCATTCTGGTGGCTGTTGATAATGATGACGCAGGCAAGCGAGCCGGAGCCGCCAGCGGCTGTAAGTGGATACACCCGACCAGTCACAAGGATTGGAGCGATGTGTACCAAGCTGAAGGGCTGGACTCAGTGCAAAAGCAACTGGCAGTGGACATCAAGAAGCCAGGACAGGAATCGCCACCCGAGCCGGAAGGTAGCCTTTGGCCGGAGCCTGCCGACCTATTCGCTGAACACGTTGTACCTTCTTTTCCGATGGAGATATTACCGGAGCAATTCAGAACACTTGCAGCGGAGAAGTCGGAACAATCAGGTTTTGATGCCGGCGCTTATGGTTTTTGCCTTTTTATGACGGCAGCCAATACTGTAGACCATCGGGCAAGGCTGGATCTGGGGCCATTCAAGGTGCCGGCCTATCAATGGGGCGGCCTAGTTGGTGACTCAGGTACTGCCAAAAGCCCGATATTGAACGACTCCAAACAAGGGGCCGAACATATCGACAAAGCATTACTTGACGAGTCAAACGCAGCCCTGTCTAAGTGGATTAAAGCCTGCCAGAACGCCAAGGGCGACAAGCAAGACCCACCACCAAAGCCGCCATGGAAACAGCGCCATGCCCTGGACACCACCACCGAGGCGCTGGGCTTGTTACTGCAAGACAACCCCGAAGGCGT encodes:
- a CDS encoding helix-turn-helix transcriptional regulator, with the protein product MQPQAQPEQAFFRIADACRYLGMGRTKLHNLAETDADFPRKIRISPRCVGWTKGQLDTWLESKRQAVEGVK
- a CDS encoding DUF3987 domain-containing protein, coding for MDDLKQTTPEAGQASGGAFDEVRGDDNTTQHPYLEGKGIDLAALQAACPSEIEIRHTTKGSFSGEAIFRELVDVAGSPQGFERILSTRIKQSPDDKKGNDKFVTHGGTSKGTFTPIGFHPSDLIGMDCRVIVCAGLADGYRIHEATGEPVACGVGEGNIRSIVEAIQPLNPSILVAVDNDDAGKRAGAASGCKWIHPTSHKDWSDVYQAEGLDSVQKQLAVDIKKPGQESPPEPEGSLWPEPADLFAEHVVPSFPMEILPEQFRTLAAEKSEQSGFDAGAYGFCLFMTAANTVDHRARLDLGPFKVPAYQWGGLVGDSGTAKSPILNDSKQGAEHIDKALLDESNAALSKWIKACQNAKGDKQDPPPKPPWKQRHALDTTTEALGLLLQDNPEGVNMYHHEITEFIGRMDAYSGKDGGKDRGVYLRSYDGGYVTINRAGKPQPIVIDNFSVGILAGIQPEKLAYLFKQKGGGSDGLYQRFLMYCLQPAGDVNYMAKESPFTQMNNNLLIERIHNWTGKEQVSARLSTPAKLMMQDYHNNIRKLATRTAAQRFAEHLNKFPGMLGRAAFALHCIHAAANERQPGGDVSKETMTMAIKFMRVMYRHSESVYRILDEQAGDVQGLVVAAAEAILSKSWKTFKRGDLTRNATYWQGSDNRQTENAIDYLIELGWIADITPPPIAGKRGRRSDGVYASNPKVFEQFKAHSERIKSQREERYRAIQEAAS